The Pelagicoccus sp. SDUM812003 genomic sequence CAGTCCAAAGCCAATACCATCATCTGGGCGGCAAAGGGCGGCAGCCTGCTTGGTTTGATCGCCATCGCGGATCCGATCAAGAAGTCCTCCAAAGAGGCAATCGAGTCGCTTCACAAGCTCGGCATCTCGGTCGTCATGTGCACCGGAGACAACCCACGAACGGCCAAGGCGGTCGCGTCCGAGCTTGGCATCGATACCGTCCATGCGGAAGTTTCCCCCGAAGACAAGCAGCGCATCGTAACGGAACTGCAAGCCAAGGGGTATCGCGTAGCCATGGCGGGCGACGGCATCAACGACGCGCCCGCCCTCGCTGCCGCTGATGTGGGGATAGCGATGGGCACGGGAACGGACGTGGCTATCGAGAGCGCTGGCTTGACGCTCGTTAAGGGCGATTTGCGAGGCATCGTGGGCGGATTGCGGCTGAGCCGGGCCGTTATGCGAAACATCCGCCAGAATCTGTTCTTCGCCTTTGTCTACAACGCGGTCGGTGTTCCCGTAGCGGCGGGAATACTGTATCCAATCTTTGGAGTGTTGCTCAGCCCGATGATCGCGGGCGCGGCTATGGCGCTGAGCTCGGTGTCGGTTGTTTCCAACGCCTTGCGGCTACGACGTGTATCGTTTTGATCGAATCGTTGAATTGCTGGGTGCATTGGGACCGTTGCATATTGCGGTTTCGATGGGAATGGGATCAAAGAAGACTATCATCCAAGCGGACGCAGGGTTGGTTTGTCTCAAGACTTCACGAGTCCGGGAACGAGCTGCAGTGCCCTTTAACTTCAGTCATGGGGTTCGGACTAGGACCTTCTCTGCGCGGATACATAGAATTGTGGCGCAGCCCATGCGACAACGCTTTGTTGAATCAAAACCGAATAGAGAAAGGGGCGCGTATGAACTTGATCAACTGGAAGCTGATTTCTTTGTCTGCTTTAGCCGCAACGACGTCGCTGCTGATTGCTGGTTGCAACGGCCACGATTCGGAAAGCGCTCACGAGCATGGCGTGCAACATTCGAACGGACACATGCGCGAAGGCGGTCACATGGATGGTGCCGACCCCATGCAGCGTGACAGCGAAACGGACAGTGGAGAGCATGCGCATCAGAGTGAAATGGCGTATCAGAATAGTGGGCACAGGGACCAGGAGATGGTCCCGCACGGAACCTCCGAAGCTCAAGGCCCTGACGGTGCTCGCCGCATCGAGATCACGGCAACGGACTATGCGTTCGCCCCGGCAGATGTAAAAGCGGAACCGGGAGAGAGGTTGTATATCGCAGTCGAAAACGCTGGAAAGACGGTGCACATGTGGCAACTGCGAAACCACCCGGAAACGCATGTCCATGTCGAGCCAGGCGAGAGGTCGGGAAGGGTGATCGTGGCTCCGCAATCTCCTGGAGAGTACGAAATCTTTTGCGGCACGCCGGAGCATGCTGATCGCGGCATGGTCGGGACTTTGATCGTCGAGAACGGTTGATGGCTATTGTGGCTAAAGTTGAGCGTTTGTCGGCGCTGAGTCGGTGTCTGAGTGCTTTGAGGAAGACGGAAGAGCTCTGCGGATGAACTTTGCGGATTCATCGGGGGGTCTTGAGCGGATAGCGTACTTATGGACGATGGAAACAAGGATTCGGGGGAGCGGAAAAGCTCTCTAAGCCTTTTGGGCGCGGTCTCCATGGGGACAGGCGTGATGATTGGCGCGGGGATCTTCGCGCTGACCGGTCAGATCGCCGAGTTGGCGGGGAGCTGGTTCCCCTTGGCCTTCTTGGTCGCAGCGGTCATCGCGGGCTTCAGCGCCTACAGCTACGCGAAAATGGCTCAGAAGTACCCGTCGGCGGGCGGGATCGCGATGTTTCTGAAGAAGGCGTACGGACGAGGCCTAATGACGGGCGCCTGCGCTTTGCTAATGTACTTCTCTATGGTCATCAACGAGAGCCTTGTCGCTCGTACCTTCGGAACTTACGTGTTGCGAGCCTTCGACGCGTCCGGGATGGAGTGGCTGATTCCCGCGCTCGGGGTCGGACTGCTCTTGTTCGCGTTTCTTGTTAACATCCTGAGTAACCGGTTCATTGAGACGGTTTCTTTCGCCGCAGCGTTTGTCAAAATCGCGGGCCTAGCGATTTTGGCAATCGGCGGACTTTGGGCCACGGGCTGGTCGTTTGAAAGCTTGGCTGGCGATTCGCAAGGCAGCTCGGGAATCGCTGGCTTTCTTGGAGCCGTGGCGCTCGGAATCCTCGGCTATAAGGGGTTCACGACCATTACGAATAGCGGTGGCGAGCTAAAGGACGCCGAAAGGAACGTGGGCCGGGCGATCGCTATTTCGATTTCCCTCTGCGCCGTTCTTTATCTGGTCGTCGCTCTGGCGGTTGGATCGAATCTCTCGGTGCAAGAAATCATCGCGGCGAAGGACTACTCGCTCGCGGAAGCGGCCCGTCCCGCGTTTGGCGACGTTGGGGTCTGGTCCACCGTGGGCTTTGCCATTGTCGCTACGGTATCTGGCGTAATCGCGAGCGTATTCGCGGTGTCGCGCATGCTGGCCATGCTAACCTCGATGCAGCTCGTTCCGCACCGGCATTTCAACCTGCCTGGAAATCTGCAACGTCATACTCTGATCTACACGGTAGCGATGGCGATGCTGCTTACCGTCTTCTTCGACCTCAGTCGCATCGCGTCACTGGGTGCTGTTTTTTACATCGTAATGGATATTTGCATACATTGGGGAGTTTTCAGGCATTTGCGGGACGAGGTCGACGCGAAGAGCTGGATTCTGATTTCGGCGATCATTCTCGATCTTGTTGTTTTGGGAGCTTTCCTCTGGGTAAAAGCCCAATCGGACATTTTGGTCGTTTGGGTATCGCTGATCGGCTTAGCGATGGTGTTCGCCGCAGAGAAATGGTTTCTCAAGCTGCACGAGTACGACGAAGACGATCCACGCTACTCGACTAGCCATGGCGACGGATGACTGTGCCTGAGGCGCCGTGAACGCCGTGTGACTCAGAGTCAGACAAAAGATTCCTTCATCTTTGGCTGAGGGGTTCGGCGGTGGCTTGCGTTGAAGCGAGTACCGATGGCTTTTCGACCTCGCACCCCTTCACCAAGCTGCGTTCGACCGCTCTCGCTATTGGCGGGATTTGCGGTGCCGATAATACGATCTC encodes the following:
- a CDS encoding APC family permease; this translates as MDDGNKDSGERKSSLSLLGAVSMGTGVMIGAGIFALTGQIAELAGSWFPLAFLVAAVIAGFSAYSYAKMAQKYPSAGGIAMFLKKAYGRGLMTGACALLMYFSMVINESLVARTFGTYVLRAFDASGMEWLIPALGVGLLLFAFLVNILSNRFIETVSFAAAFVKIAGLAILAIGGLWATGWSFESLAGDSQGSSGIAGFLGAVALGILGYKGFTTITNSGGELKDAERNVGRAIAISISLCAVLYLVVALAVGSNLSVQEIIAAKDYSLAEAARPAFGDVGVWSTVGFAIVATVSGVIASVFAVSRMLAMLTSMQLVPHRHFNLPGNLQRHTLIYTVAMAMLLTVFFDLSRIASLGAVFYIVMDICIHWGVFRHLRDEVDAKSWILISAIILDLVVLGAFLWVKAQSDILVVWVSLIGLAMVFAAEKWFLKLHEYDEDDPRYSTSHGDG
- a CDS encoding cupredoxin domain-containing protein; this translates as MNLINWKLISLSALAATTSLLIAGCNGHDSESAHEHGVQHSNGHMREGGHMDGADPMQRDSETDSGEHAHQSEMAYQNSGHRDQEMVPHGTSEAQGPDGARRIEITATDYAFAPADVKAEPGERLYIAVENAGKTVHMWQLRNHPETHVHVEPGERSGRVIVAPQSPGEYEIFCGTPEHADRGMVGTLIVENG